In one window of Onychomys torridus chromosome 5, mOncTor1.1, whole genome shotgun sequence DNA:
- the S1pr3 gene encoding sphingosine 1-phosphate receptor 3 encodes MATHAQDHQPIFGNDTLRKHYDYVGKLAGRQDPPDGGTFITTILFLVTCSFIVLENLMVLIAIWKNNKFHNRMYFFIGNLALCDLLAGIAYKVNILMSGRKTFSLSPTVWFLREGSMFVALGASTCSLLAIAIERHLTMIKMRPYDANKKHRVFLLIGMCWLIAFSLGALPILGWNCLENFPDCSTILPLYSKKYIAFLISIFTAILVTIVILYARIYFLVKSSSRRVANHNSERSMALLRTVVIVVSVFIACWSPIFILFLIDVACRVKECSILFKSQWFIMLAVLNSAMNPVIYTLASKEMRRAFFRLVCGCLVRGNGTQASPMQPALDPSRSKSSSSNNSSHSPKVKEDLPHVATSSCITDKNRPLQNGVLCK; translated from the coding sequence ATGGCAACGCATgcacaggaccaccagcccatctTCGGGAATGATACTCTCCGGAAACATTACGATTACGTAGGGAAGctagcaggcaggcaggacccCCCTGATGGTGGAACCTTCATCACCACCATCCTCTTCTTGGTCACCTGTAGCTTCATCGTCTTGGAGAACCTGATGGTTTTGATTGCCATCTGGAAAAACAATAAATTCCACAACCGCATGTACTTTTTCATCGGCAACTTGGCTCTCTGCGACCTGCTGGCCGGCATAGCCTACAAGGTCAACATTCTGATGTCCGGCAGGAAGACATTCAGTCTGTCTCCGACAGTGTGGTTCCTCAGGGAGGGCAGTATGTTCGTGGCCCTCGGCGCGTCCACCTGCAGCTTATTGGCCATTGCCATTGAGCGGCACCTGACCATGATCAAGATGAGACCCTATGATGCCAACAAGAAGCACCGCGTGTTCCTTCTGATTGGGATGTGCTGGCTGATTGCCTTCTCGCTGGGCGCGCTGCCCATCCTGGGCTGGAACTGCCTGGAGAACTTTCCTGACTGCTCTACCATCTTGCCCCTCTACTCCAAGAAGTACATTGCCTTCCTCATCAGCATCTTCACAGCCATTCTAGTGACCATCGTCATCCTGTATGCGCGCATCTACTTCCTGGTTAAGTCCAGCAGCCGAAGGGTGGCCAACCATAACTCTGAGAGATCCATGGCCCTACTACGTACTGTGGTGATAGTGGTGAGCGTGTTCATAGCCTGTTGGTCCCCCATTTTCATCCTCTTCCTCATTGATGTGGCCTGCAGGGTGAAGGAGTGCTCCATCCTGTTCAAAAGCCAATGGTTCATCATGCTGGCTGTCCTTAACTCTGCCATGAACCCTGTCATCTACACTCTGGCCAGCAAAGAGATGCGGCGTGCCTTTTTCCGACTGGTGTGTGGTTGTCTAGTCAGGGGCAACGGAACCCAGGCCTCACCCATGCAGCCTGCTCTTGACCCAAGCAGAAGTAAATCAAGCTCCAGTAACAACAGCAGCCATTCCCCAAAGGTCAAGGAAGACCTGCCCCATGTGGCCACCTCTTCCTGCATCACTGACAAAAACAGACCACTTCAAaatggggtcctctgcaagtga